ATGCTCAGTACAGTTAATTTGACACAACGATACGGAAAACGCGTTCTTTTCGACAAGATCAACATCACTCTGGATGCGGGAAAGCGTTACGGCCTCATCGGAGCCAACGGTGCGGGAAAATCCACGTTTATGAAGATCCTGGCCGGTGAGCTGGAACCAAGTGACGGTGAAGTACAGTTACAGCCTGGACTCAAACTCGGTATGCTCAGCCAGAACCAGTATGCCTTTGAGGATTTTACGCTTAAAGATGCCGTACTTTACGGGAACAAAAAGCTTTATGACGCACAGAAAGAGAAAGAGAAGCTCTATATGGAAGGCGACTTCGAAAGTGACGAAGTGAACAACCGCCTGGCCGAACTTGAAATGATCTGTGCCGATGAAGACCCGACCTATGAGAGCGATGTCAAGATAGAAAAACTGCTGACCACACTGGGCTTCCCGGTAGAACAGCATGACGACCTGATGAGCTCGCTTACCGGTGGGGACAAATTCAAGATCCTTCTGGCACAGGTGCTTTTCCTCAAACCCGATGTCCTGTTGCTCGACGAGCCTACCAACAACCTTGACATGGAAACGATCGCATGGCTGGAGAACGAACTCAAGCGCCATGAAGGGACTTTACTGGTCATTTCGCATGACAGACACTTCCTCAACGGCGTGGTCACACACATTCTGGACCTTGACTTTCAGAATATCCGTGAATTCACGGGTAACTATGATGAGTGGTATATCGCGGCGAACCTTATATCGAAACAGGCACAGGCAGACAGAAGCAAAGCGCTCAAAGAGAAGGACGAGTTGGAGAAGTTCATCGCAAGATTCTCGGCAAACGCATCCAAGGCAAAGCAGGCAACTTCCAGACAAAAACAGCTCGATAAACTCGATGTACAGGAGATCAAGCTCTCAAGCAGAAGAGACCCTTCCATTATGTTCAAGCCCCACAGGGAGATCGGGAACGAAGTGCTTGAAGTGGAGAACCTGAGCAAAAGCTATGGTGATGAAAAAGTGCTTGAAAACATTTCGTTCAAGGTTAACAAGGGTGACAAGATCGCACTGATCGGTGCAAATGGTGTGGGTAAAACGACCCTGTTGGAAATTCTTATGGGAAAACTTGAGGCAGACAGCGGAAAGTTCAACTGGGGACAGACGATCACTACGACCTATTTTCCACAGAATACGACGGATGTCGTGGTCGGCGATGAAGAACTGCCGCAGTGGATACAGGGGTTCGACCCAAAATGGCACATAGACGACATCAGAAAAACACTGGGGCGTATGCTCTTCTCCGGCGAAGAGCAGAAGAAGAAGATAGATGCCTGTTCCGGTGGGGAGAAACATCGTGTCATGCTTTCAAAAATGATGATGGATTCTGCCAACTTTCTGGTACTCGACGAGCCCAACAA
This DNA window, taken from Sulfurovum lithotrophicum, encodes the following:
- a CDS encoding ABC-F family ATP-binding cassette domain-containing protein codes for the protein MLSTVNLTQRYGKRVLFDKINITLDAGKRYGLIGANGAGKSTFMKILAGELEPSDGEVQLQPGLKLGMLSQNQYAFEDFTLKDAVLYGNKKLYDAQKEKEKLYMEGDFESDEVNNRLAELEMICADEDPTYESDVKIEKLLTTLGFPVEQHDDLMSSLTGGDKFKILLAQVLFLKPDVLLLDEPTNNLDMETIAWLENELKRHEGTLLVISHDRHFLNGVVTHILDLDFQNIREFTGNYDEWYIAANLISKQAQADRSKALKEKDELEKFIARFSANASKAKQATSRQKQLDKLDVQEIKLSSRRDPSIMFKPHREIGNEVLEVENLSKSYGDEKVLENISFKVNKGDKIALIGANGVGKTTLLEILMGKLEADSGKFNWGQTITTTYFPQNTTDVVVGDEELPQWIQGFDPKWHIDDIRKTLGRMLFSGEEQKKKIDACSGGEKHRVMLSKMMMDSANFLVLDEPNNHLDLEAIVALGEALHNYQGGAICVSHDRELIDAFANRVIKLNEDGTLTDFEGNYEDFVEQHEN